The Pan troglodytes isolate AG18354 chromosome 1, NHGRI_mPanTro3-v2.0_pri, whole genome shotgun sequence genome includes a region encoding these proteins:
- the PM20D1 gene encoding N-fatty-acyl-amino acid synthase/hydrolase PM20D1 has protein sequence MAQRCVCVLALVAMLLLVFPTVSRSMGLRSGEHQRASRIPSQFSKEERVAMKEALKGAIQIPTVTFSSEKSNTTALAEFGKYIHKVFPTVVSTSFIQHEVVEEYSHLFTIQGSDPSLQPYLLMAHFDVVPAPEEGWEVPPFSGLERDGVIYGRGTLDDKNSVMALLQALELLLIRKYIPQRSFFISLGHDEESSGTGAQRISALLQSRGVQLAFIVDEGGFILDDFIPNFKKPIALIAVSEKGSMNLMLQVNMTSGHSSAPPKETSIGILAAAVSRLEQTPMPIIFGSGTLVTVLQQLANEFPFPVNIILSNPWLFEPLISRFMERNPLTNAIIRTTTALTIFKAGVKFNVIPPVAQATVNFRIHPGQTVQEVLELTKNIVADNRVQFHVLSAFDPLPVSPSDDKALGYQLLRQTVQSVFPEVNITAPVTSIGNTDSRFFTNLTTGIYRFYPIYIQPEDFKRIHGVNEKISVQAYETQVKFIFELIQNADTDQEPVSHLHKL, from the exons ATGGCTCAGCGGTGCGTTTGCGTGCTGGCCCTGGTGGCTATGCTGCTCCTAGTTTTCCCCACCGTCTCCAGATCGATGGGCCTGAGGAGCGGGGAGCATCAAAGGGCGTCGCGAATCCCTTCTCAGTTCAGCAAAGAGGAACGCGTCGCGATGAAAGAGGCGCTGAAAG GTGCCATCCAGATTCCAACAGTGACTTTTAGCTCTGAGAAGTCCAATACCACAGCCCTGGCTGAGTTCGGAAAATACATTCATAAAG TCTTTCCTACAGTGGTCAGCACCAGCTTTATCCAGCATGAAGTTGTGGAAGAGTATAGCCACCTGTTCACTATCCAAGGCTCGGACCCCAGCTTGCAGCCCTACTTGCTGATGGCTCACTTTGATGTGGTGCCTGCCCCTGAAGAAGGCTGGGAGGTGCCCCCATTCTCTGGGTTGGAGCGTGATGGCGTCATCTATGGTCGGGGCACACTAGACGACAAGAACTCTGTGATG GCATTACTGCAGGCCTTGGAGCTCCTGCTGATCAGGAAGTACATCCCCCAAAgatctttcttcatttctctgggcCATGATGAGGAG TCGTCAGGGACAGGGGCTCAGAGGATCTCAGCCCTGCTACAGTCAAGGGGCGTCCAGCTAGCCTTCATTGTGGACGAGGGGGGCTTCATCTTGGATGATTTCATTCCTAACTTCAAGAAGCCCATCGCCTT GATTGCAGTCTCAGAGAAGGGTTCCATGAACCTCATGCTGCAAGTAAACATGACTTCAGGCCACTCTTCAGCTCCTCCAAAGGAGACGAGCATTGGCATCCTTGCAGCTGCTGTCAGCCG ATTGGAGCAGACACCAATGCCTATCATATTTGGAAGCGGGACATTGGTGACGGTATTGCAGCAACTGGCAAATGAG TTTCCCTTCCCTGTCAATATAATCCTGAGCAACCCATGGCTATTTGAACCACTTATAAGCAG GTTTATGGAGAGAAATCCCTTAACCAATGCAATAATCAGGACCACCACGGCACTCACCATATTCAAAGCAGGGGTCAAG TTCAATGTCATCCCCCCGGTGGCCCAGGCCACAGTCAACTTCCGGATTCACCCTGGACAGACAGTCCAAGAG GTCCTAGAACTCACGAAGAACATTGTGGCTGATAACAGAGTCCAGTTCCATGTGTTGAGTGCCTTTGACCCCCTCCCCGTCAGCCCTTCTGATGACAAGGCCTTGGGCTACCAGCTGCTCCGCCAGACCGTACAGTCCGTCTTCCCGGAAGTCAATATTACTGCCCCAG TTACTTCTATTGGCAACACAGACAGCCGATTCTTTACAAACCTCACCACTGGCATCTACAGGTTCTACCCCATCTACATACAGCCTGAAGACTTCAAACG CATCCATGGAGTCAACGAGAAAATCTCAGTCCAAGCCTATGAGACCCAAGTGAAATTCATCTTTGAGTTGATTCAGAATGCTGACACAGACCAGGAGCCAGTTTCTCACCTGCACAAACTGTGA